A single genomic interval of Noviherbaspirillum cavernae harbors:
- a CDS encoding IS110 family transposase codes for MDKISVVGLDLAKNVFQVHGANAQGKKVLSRRFKRAEVLEFFASLPACRVGMEACGGAHEWARRIKALGHAVKLMAPQYVKAYVQGNKTDARDAAAICEAASRDCVPAVAIRSRDSQQVQALHRVREGWMKQRTATANQVRGLVAEFGQALTPGMRRLRSEVSAWQDKARADLGLLCGLIDDLLAHLTQLEERIAQVDKQLMQVHRDNAACQLIESIPGIGVMTATAVVGSFGRADMFADGRKFACALGLTPREHSSGGKQILLGISKHGNGYVRKLLVHGARAVLKARMGKPAYADDWVVKLAARRGHNVAVCALAAKNARRIWAMLQSGEVFRADYAQTNGVCA; via the coding sequence ATGGACAAGATTAGCGTAGTTGGCCTGGATTTGGCAAAGAACGTATTCCAGGTACATGGTGCCAATGCACAAGGGAAAAAGGTTTTGTCGCGGCGGTTCAAACGGGCAGAGGTGCTGGAGTTTTTTGCGAGCTTGCCGGCCTGCCGTGTCGGCATGGAAGCGTGTGGTGGCGCCCACGAGTGGGCCCGGCGCATCAAGGCGCTGGGCCATGCCGTCAAGCTGATGGCGCCGCAGTATGTGAAAGCCTACGTACAGGGCAACAAGACCGATGCGCGGGATGCGGCGGCGATCTGCGAAGCCGCTAGTCGGGACTGTGTGCCGGCGGTTGCCATTCGCAGCCGGGATAGCCAGCAGGTGCAGGCCTTGCACCGGGTACGCGAAGGCTGGATGAAGCAGCGTACTGCCACGGCGAATCAAGTGCGGGGCCTGGTCGCCGAGTTTGGCCAGGCGCTCACGCCCGGCATGCGCCGCCTGCGCAGCGAAGTGAGTGCATGGCAGGACAAGGCACGGGCCGATCTGGGGCTGCTATGCGGATTGATCGACGACTTGCTGGCGCACCTGACGCAACTGGAAGAGCGGATTGCACAAGTAGACAAGCAGCTCATGCAGGTGCATCGGGACAATGCAGCGTGCCAATTGATCGAGAGCATTCCGGGCATCGGAGTCATGACCGCCACGGCCGTGGTGGGCAGTTTCGGCCGAGCGGACATGTTTGCGGACGGGCGCAAGTTTGCGTGCGCGCTGGGATTGACGCCAAGAGAACACAGCAGCGGCGGCAAGCAGATATTGCTGGGGATCAGCAAGCACGGCAACGGTTATGTGCGCAAGTTGCTGGTGCATGGCGCGCGCGCGGTGCTCAAGGCACGGATGGGCAAGCCGGCGTATGCCGACGATTGGGTGGTCAAGCTGGCGGCGCGACGTGGCCACAACGTTGCGGTGTGCGCGCTGGCGGCGAAGAATGCGCGGCGTATCTGGGCCATGCTGCAAAGCGGCGAGGTGTTCCGTGCCGATTATGCGCAGACCAACGGCGTCTGCGCATAA
- a CDS encoding VOC family protein, with the protein MNNNPVGWFEIYVQDMQRAKAFYESVFGIQMKKLDMPDIDMLMFPMQEEGPGAAGALVRMEGFPSGANSVLVYFSCTDCAVEAAQAARAGGKVQKEKFSIGQYGHIALVIDTEGNMIGLHSMQ; encoded by the coding sequence ATGAACAACAATCCCGTTGGCTGGTTCGAAATCTACGTTCAGGACATGCAGCGCGCGAAGGCGTTCTACGAGAGCGTGTTCGGCATTCAAATGAAAAAACTCGACATGCCGGATATCGACATGTTGATGTTCCCGATGCAGGAAGAGGGGCCCGGCGCGGCGGGCGCGCTGGTTCGCATGGAGGGCTTTCCTTCCGGCGCGAACAGCGTCCTCGTCTACTTCAGCTGTACCGATTGCGCGGTGGAAGCGGCACAGGCGGCACGCGCCGGCGGCAAGGTGCAGAAGGAAAAATTTTCCATCGGCCAGTACGGCCATATCGCGCTGGTGATCGACACGGAAGGCAACATGATCGGCCTGCACTCCATGCAGTAG
- a CDS encoding OmpA family protein, translating into MAATLLNQVSSEFGGDVLDRIGTAIGESPGKIKMALGDILPALLGGLASKAETREGAHELLDVIHRDHLDTEQYSHVADAIKEPGAVSELMHTGAPLLDSVLGGKTGAVNDYVASHAGLDPMASKSLMSLALPLVLGLIGRKVGNGGESGLMNLLGKPRNFLQDLPSGLAGVLGLGGATAAAASARPALAETMPRHTGSYTDVQEKTGSWRKWLLPLLALVGLAWLASYFLGRREPVSTAPPPPAATAPATPSAPAMTAPPPAATAPAETAPTAPAATAPGAMASGDLGAMIDKSLPGGLTLRIPGNGVESKLIAFIEDPAMTVSEDKWFSLDRLEFETASATLKPSSEEQLRNVAAIMKSYPEVNMRIGGYTDNTGSPDANLLLSKNRANSAMQQLVTLGVEPTRLTAEGYGEKFPVADNSTDDGRQRNRRVDVNVTKK; encoded by the coding sequence ATGGCGGCAACTTTATTGAACCAGGTGTCCAGCGAGTTTGGCGGCGACGTGCTCGACCGCATCGGCACGGCGATCGGCGAAAGTCCGGGCAAGATCAAGATGGCGCTGGGCGACATCCTGCCGGCGCTCCTGGGCGGACTCGCAAGCAAGGCGGAAACCAGGGAAGGCGCGCACGAACTGCTCGACGTGATTCATCGCGACCATCTCGACACCGAGCAATACAGCCATGTTGCCGACGCGATCAAGGAACCCGGTGCTGTCAGCGAGCTGATGCACACGGGAGCGCCCTTGCTCGATAGCGTGCTCGGCGGAAAAACCGGCGCGGTCAACGACTACGTTGCATCGCATGCGGGGCTCGACCCGATGGCGTCGAAATCCTTGATGAGCCTGGCATTGCCTTTGGTGCTGGGCCTGATCGGACGGAAGGTCGGTAATGGCGGCGAATCGGGCCTGATGAATCTCCTGGGCAAGCCGCGCAATTTCCTGCAGGACCTGCCGTCCGGTCTGGCGGGCGTTCTCGGTCTGGGCGGCGCAACAGCGGCGGCGGCAAGCGCGCGCCCGGCGTTGGCCGAGACGATGCCGCGCCATACGGGCAGCTATACGGACGTACAGGAGAAGACAGGCTCATGGCGCAAATGGCTGCTGCCATTGCTGGCCCTGGTGGGGCTGGCCTGGCTGGCCAGCTATTTCCTTGGCCGGCGCGAGCCGGTGAGCACGGCTCCGCCGCCACCGGCGGCCACCGCACCAGCCACGCCGTCTGCGCCCGCAATGACGGCACCGCCGCCGGCAGCGACGGCACCTGCCGAAACCGCACCGACGGCACCTGCCGCCACCGCGCCAGGGGCGATGGCGTCGGGCGACCTCGGCGCGATGATCGACAAGAGCCTGCCCGGCGGCCTGACACTCCGCATTCCGGGCAACGGTGTCGAGAGCAAGCTGATCGCGTTCATCGAGGATCCCGCCATGACGGTCAGCGAGGACAAGTGGTTCAGCCTCGACCGGCTTGAATTCGAGACCGCCTCGGCCACGCTCAAGCCCTCGTCGGAAGAACAGTTGCGCAATGTCGCCGCGATCATGAAGTCATATCCGGAGGTGAACATGCGGATCGGCGGTTACACCGACAATACCGGCAGCCCCGATGCCAACCTGCTGCTGTCGAAGAATCGCGCAAACAGCGCAATGCAGCAGCTGGTCACGCTCGGCGTCGAGCCGACGCGGCTGACAGCCGAAGGCTACGGTGAAAAGTTTCCGGTCGCCGACAATTCGACCGACGACGGACGGCAGCGGAATCGACGGGTGGATGTGAATGTGACGAAGAAGTAG
- a CDS encoding GlxA family transcriptional regulator, which translates to MEQLTTHNQPALAQALPVYFLLRKGIVALDLIGPAEVLRYANRAAEKEGRPALFSLHYISAEPSLEMSIGLGLTGFGGLPDSLPANAMLMLIGCAGSDDDFSSETAQAAVAWLHRHVTREHRLLGICTGALLAGHAGLLDGRQCTTHHSHCDSLRMIAPRAHVQENRIFVEDGPAFTSAGVTAGIDLALHIVAQVAGHRVAAIVARSMVIYMRRAGTDPQFSPWLAFRNHLHPAVHRVQDAIVGNPAHDWNVPQLAQIACTSERHLTRLFREHAGASLVDYLQCIRIALARDLLTQSQLDIERVAERAGFHSSRQLRRVWKKFEGASPSRLRATEKAVELVN; encoded by the coding sequence ATGGAACAATTGACCACACACAATCAGCCCGCTCTCGCTCAAGCGCTGCCCGTCTATTTTCTGCTGCGTAAGGGCATCGTTGCGCTCGACCTGATCGGTCCGGCCGAGGTCTTGCGCTATGCCAACCGTGCGGCGGAGAAAGAAGGTCGGCCCGCCTTGTTCTCGCTGCACTACATCAGCGCCGAACCGAGTCTGGAGATGTCGATCGGGCTGGGTCTGACCGGCTTCGGCGGTCTGCCGGACAGCCTGCCGGCGAATGCGATGCTGATGCTGATCGGCTGCGCCGGCAGTGATGACGATTTCAGCAGCGAGACGGCGCAGGCGGCGGTCGCATGGCTGCATCGGCACGTCACGCGCGAGCATCGCCTGCTCGGCATCTGTACCGGTGCGCTGCTGGCGGGGCATGCCGGTCTGCTGGACGGACGGCAATGCACCACGCACCACAGCCATTGCGACAGTCTGCGCATGATCGCGCCGCGCGCCCACGTGCAGGAAAATCGCATCTTCGTCGAAGACGGACCGGCCTTCACCAGCGCCGGTGTCACGGCGGGCATCGACCTCGCGCTGCACATCGTGGCGCAGGTCGCGGGGCATCGCGTGGCTGCCATCGTGGCCAGATCGATGGTGATCTACATGCGGCGCGCCGGCACCGACCCGCAGTTCTCGCCGTGGCTCGCATTCCGCAATCACCTGCATCCGGCAGTCCATCGCGTGCAGGATGCGATCGTCGGCAATCCCGCTCATGACTGGAACGTGCCGCAACTGGCGCAGATCGCCTGCACCAGCGAACGCCACCTTACGCGCCTGTTCCGCGAACATGCCGGCGCGAGCCTGGTGGACTACCTGCAGTGCATCCGCATCGCGCTGGCGCGCGATCTGCTCACGCAGTCGCAGCTGGATATCGAGCGCGTGGCGGAAAGGGCAGGCTTCCACTCGAGCCGGCAATTGCGGCGCGTGTGGAAAAAGTTCGAGGGTGCGTCGCCGAGCCGATTGCGCGCGACGGAAAAGGCGGTGGAGCTCGTGAATTGA